The following DNA comes from Bos indicus isolate NIAB-ARS_2022 breed Sahiwal x Tharparkar chromosome 3, NIAB-ARS_B.indTharparkar_mat_pri_1.0, whole genome shotgun sequence.
CGCTTTGGGCATTAATGACAAGGATTGCCAGGGCTGAGAGATTACTACTTGTGGCGATCGTCTTCTCCCAAGCTCCACATTTTAGCCTTGTACAGAGTGATGTCTTTGTAGACCCTGAAGTGGTTCAGCCTGCGGTCGTCACGTTGCGGGTTGACCTAGAGAGGAGCAGGCAGATGTCAGAAAGAAGCCTGTGGGGAAGGGGGAAGACCTTGTCTTGTAGGGACCTGGACTTGACTCAGGTCCCAGTCTCCTGATGTGTGGCCCCTGGTGCTTTTTCTTGCTAAACCCTGTTTGTGAAATGAAGATGACATAATCAGAATTAAAAGACAAGTGCGACAGGAAGTTCTTCAAGTCTATTCAAAATCCTGTGATCCTGTGTTTCTTTCTTAGGAACAGAAGCCCTATATCATTTAGGGAGatcatactttgccaacaaaggtctgtctaatcaaggctatggtttttccagtggtcatgtatggatgtaagagttggactataaagaaagctgagcaccaaagaattgatgcttttgaactgtggtgttggagaagactcttgagagtcccttggactgcaaggagatccaaccagtccatcctaaaggaaatcagtcctgggtgttcattggaaggactgatgttgaagctgaaactccagtactttggccaccttatgtgaagagctgactcatttgaaaagaccctgatgctgggaaaggttgagggcaggaggagaaggggatgacagaggatgagatggttggatggcatcaccaacttgatggacatgaatttaagtgaactccgggagttggtgatggacagggaggcctggcgtgctgcgattcatggggtcgcaaagattcggacacgactgagtgactgaactgaactgaaccgatgctAAAGACTGCATTTCCCAGGCTCCTTGCACTTAGTGGTGCTTTTCCAATCAATGACACAAATATGTTACTAGCATTCACATTTTCCAGAGAAGGGGACAGAACTTGGAGATGTAGGTGACATGCCCAAGACCACTCTACTAACAGCTGGGAGAGCAAACTCAGGCCATCTGTCCTCAGCAAGCTTTGTTTAATCCACACTTGGCGGTATTCActttgtaccaggcactgtgttcTAAGCACTGTCTTATCTAATCCTTGGAACAATTTTATGAGAGACATACTGGATTATCTCCATTGTACTAGGAGGAATCTTAGTCACAAAAGAGCTTAGTCActtcccagggtcacacagctagtacatGGTAGCCAGAAAAGTCCAGGCATCTGGCTCCAAACTCTGTTTCCTTAACCACCGCTGGATTACCCCTGATCTTCCAAGTAAAGGAGACCCACTTACCAAAGGCTCAGAATCCCATCCAATCTCTTGACCTTCAGTCTGTGTCTCTGGGTATTTCTTTCTTGGTCCCTGGGCAGCGTGGTGGATAAGATTTAGAAACCTGGCTGGGAGATGAGGCAGGGGTTACAAAGGAGTCAGGTTTGGGGACCAACGAGAGATGCTGTGCCCTTGACTCTGGCACATCCTCCTGGCAGGCAGAGCACCAGCCTCAGAGGCTTGCCTAGACAAGACACAGGCATCTGGTTCTTCCACGCATCTCTCAACAAACATCTGTTGAGAAcaaactctgtgccaggcactgtttggGCCCTGGAGGCAGAGCAGAGTGAGATAGACATGGTTCCTGGTCTCCTGGTAATGTAGACTGGGTGAGGGGGTCAGGGGATGCAATATACAAGTATAAAAATAAACCCGACATGTactcactgctgtatttaaagtgggtaaccaacaaggacctactgtatagcacagggaactctgctcaatgtcaggtgacagcctgggtgggaggggagtttgggggataatggatacatgtatatgtgtggctgagttgctctgctgtgcacctgaaatacCACATTATTAAttggttatactccaatataaaatggaaagttagaaataaaaagaaaaacaaaccgcGTAGAGGCAGGCAGTGATGGACACTGTGAAGACGGGAgtaggctgggggcagggggaggcagggctggctACTTAGGATGACAAGGGGAGGCCTCTCTGGATGGCTTGCCGGTGCCAGCCctgagagaggcagaggaggagcaCATCACAGGCAGAAAGAACAAAGGCCGTGGGGCATGAGCAAGTTTGGGCAATGAAGCTGCAGAAGAGACAGTGAGGAGCTGGACTATAAGAAGTGAGGTCAGATCCTTCTGGATTGAAATCAGCATGGCTGTCAACACCAGGTATATTTCTAACTCTACACCTTAAGGACTTAAGTAGATTTCATTTTCTACCTTATCCAGTCTCTGTTTGAGGGAGGTAGTCTGACAAGGGGAGGAAGCTGGCTTTAGTCAGACATTCATGGCCCTTCTACTACTAGCTTGACAGGTGgtttaacttctctgggcctcactttgctcatctgtaaaatgggaggaagATATCTACCTCAGCAAGATGTTCGAgaatggaattaaaaaataaaggactgGGCACTGGGCCGATCTAATCCTGAATACAAGGCGGCTTGTAATGAAGTCCTTACCACCTGCTTTTTTCCTTATTGCTACAAGTCCCCAGCTGGTATACTTTGCTCTAGCCAGGCTGGTGTCTCCACTACAGATGGAAATCTCACTTCCTTGTTCTCTATCAGTCTATTTCCTTGTCTGTCTCCACGATGCTATGAAATCCTCACTCCTTCTGCCCACCCCCATTTCCCAACCCTTCCTCCATCAAACTCCACCCTAAGAAGGTagaggggaaggagaaaagcTTGTCAGCAGAGTTAGGCTTCCTATCAAGTATCTTCTTCCCCTATTCTTAAATGTGGCCCCACTTACCTGTATTATCACAGCCATGCCAAATACTCCCAGTTCTTGGCCATGCTGGTGTCTCATTTCTGTGCTTTCTCGTGTAACCAGAATGTCCTTCCACATTCTTCTGCACCTAACATACTCCACCTCACCTTCTCCAGGAGTACTTTCCAGAACTTTACTGTCTGAGGTGGGCACCTATTCCCACGCTGCTGCCATCCCAATCTAGCTCTCTGTTTACCTGGGTATttacatgtctgtctctttgcctaTGGTATGACGTTCCCAGCCCCATTCTAGTGACTATCACCgggtaataatgaaaataatattaataacatgtCCCGATCACTATGTactagatactttttttttaacgtaATACTATTTAACTTCAAAAACATTTCAGCATTctaaacatacaaaaaaacaaacaaaaaacagaacgtTGCAGATTGTGTTTAGTATAGAAGGTTCTTGAACTTTCACTGGTGCTGTGGCTTTTGGCTTTGCTGACAAGAGTTctacggtttttttttttttttttaaaacagtttaaaactACCGCACTTCAACTAAAAAGGATCCAAAACACTTCTCATGCCAGCTGACCCCCGCCCCCTTTTCCACAGCTAAGAATGGCAGCAGGATGCTATGTCACTATATACAAAAACAAGCCAACCTGAAGCTAAACGGATGCCCACTGCGGTGTTCACAGGTCCAGCCCCACAGTGCACGCCCTGAGCCTGCCCCTCCAGAAGGCATCACCCCCACAGCCTCCACACCAAGCAAGGAGCTTGACGTCAAGAGTGTGCCTTGGTTGCTTCTTTTTACAAACTATAGATATGTACAGTTGAGAACTCGGGATTTCTAGCCAATGACCATAGAATTAACACACCAccttacagattaaaaaaaaaaaaagtgcgaGAAACATCTTTAAGCCTTGTCACACCAACAGCAAAGTGCACAGAGTGAGGAGAACATGAGAGCCTTTtcgttttaaaaatgtttggaaatatgTACAACTTTGATACAGTTTCCAGGTGCTCCAGATACCCACGGCCACTTCCTGTAAACTGCTGGCAATTACTAGAGCCCTTGGAGAGACTACGATACGATCATGATCCAATCGGGTAGTTAAACCTAACAAGGGCAACAGACACGTCTTGGATGAGAGGTGTGTCAATCACAGCGCTCCCTGCTCTAAGGTATTCACAAGGAGACAGATcaacagcttttaaaatttatcctcctcctccccttcttccttctcctcctctttgtcttccttttccacttttttccagGCAACTTTATCAGGACCTTTGGCGCCATCAACTTCCATTTAGACCTAGTCTGCGACATCCTTCTCATACTTCTCCTCCAGTTTTGCTGCCTGGTTGATGTATGGCTGCTTCTCCCTGACACTTAAGTTATTCCACATCTCGCCTAGGTTCCTTGCCACGTCTCTAATAGAGATGCCAGGGTTTATAGACTTGATCTTGGGGCAGAATTCAGAGCAGAATAGGAAAAATCCAGATGGTGGTCTCTTGGAGGCATTAGGGTCCCTCTTCTTCTTGCCTCCCTTAGCTGGTCCGTAATCCTTCATTTATCGATCATAGCACATTTTATCCACCTCTGCCATTTCATTGAATTTAGACTTCTCTTACCTCTCGGAGCATTTCTTGGAAAACACAGCAAATTTGACAGGGACCTCAAAACAGGGACAGGGTTTTTCTTATGTTCCTCTCTGCACGTCTGCACAAAGAAGACATAAGCAGTCATCTTGCCCTTTGATTTCTTGGGATCACCTTTAGCCATCTTGACTGTATTGTTTGCTAGTCTGGGCAGCGTGGGGCCCTAGATACTGTTTTAAACACTTGCAATATattgtttaattctcacaacatctCTAAGAAATAGgttcagaaatgttaaaaaaaaaaaaaaaaagtgcccaaagtcacacagttaatgaatggcagaaccaggatttgaactcagttaGTAGAACTCCAGAACCTGTGCTTGTTATCAGCTAAGTATTGGATGGATGAACAAATGTAATGTCAGGGCCATGAGGAGCATGTTTTTTGGCTTGACAGTTAATAAACTGGCAGTTTTGAAAATGCTGGTTTCTCGTGAGTTTTGTCAGTATGAGTTCAGCTTTCAGATGATCAAACAGAGGACTGAGGCCTGCCCTAAGGAACCACTACCCTGAGAGTCTCCCAGCCAGCTGCCTCGGTCTCTGTCTCAACATCATTCTCAAATCCTGGACTTACCATCTGCAGGTTCTTCCAGGTTATCATGCCAAGACATGGGCTTTCTGGCGATTGTGTGAACTGGAGAAAAACAGCATCATAGGTTTAAGTTAAAAAAGTTTCTCCCTGGCCTTTCTAAGACACTCCCTATGCTGGGTACCCATTTAGCATTTTTTGAGTGTCTGTCCAATGTCAGATATTACGCTGGGCACTAGGGCATAGGATCTTCAAGGACCTCACAAT
Coding sequences within:
- the CFAP144 gene encoding cilia- and flagella-associated protein 144 isoform X1 encodes the protein MAGHQKEKAIADEVHQNQILRELYLKELRTQKLYTQYHVNPLRKVHTIARKPMSWHDNLEEPADARFLNLIHHAAQGPRKKYPETQTEGQEIGWDSEPLVNPQRDDRRLNHFRVYKDITLYKAKMWSLGEDDRHK
- the CFAP144 gene encoding cilia- and flagella-associated protein 144 isoform X3, with amino-acid sequence MAGHQKEKAIADEVHQNQILRELYLKELRTQKLYTQYHVNPLRKARFLNLIHHAAQGPRKKYPETQTEGQEIGWDSEPLVNPQRDDRRLNHFRVYKDITLYKAKMWSLGEDDRHK
- the CFAP144 gene encoding cilia- and flagella-associated protein 144 isoform X4, whose amino-acid sequence is MITWKNLQMTCREEHKKNPVPVLRSLSNLLCFPRNAPRARFLNLIHHAAQGPRKKYPETQTEGQEIGWDSEPLVNPQRDDRRLNHFRVYKDITLYKAKMWSLGEDDRHK
- the CFAP144 gene encoding cilia- and flagella-associated protein 144 isoform X2, which encodes MAGHQKEKAIADEVHQNQILRELYLKELRTQKLYTQYHVNPLRKVHTIARKPMSWHDNLEEPADARFLNLIHHAAQGPRKKYPETQTEGQEIGWDSEPLGLARKSTRGHTSGDWDLSQVQVPTRQGLPPSPQASF